The SAR202 cluster bacterium genome window below encodes:
- a CDS encoding ABC transporter ATP-binding protein, giving the protein MTLLNVKNINAGYGETEILHSVSIQVNEGNLVAIIGPNGSGKSTLLKVIVGLLEAKKGDIEFMTDNITNSSPQKIVELGISYVPQAENVFTNMTIKENLEIPSLVLKFDFKKRLEEILELFPILDTKMNTKAGTLSGGQRQTLAFAKALISKPSLMILDEPSAGLSPIMADATFETIESINKSGVTILIVEQNAKKILSIADRGYVLATGENKIDDTGLNLLNNPDVGMLYLGGSN; this is encoded by the coding sequence TATGGAGAAACAGAGATTCTTCACTCTGTTTCTATACAAGTAAATGAAGGTAACCTAGTAGCAATTATTGGACCTAATGGATCAGGAAAATCAACATTACTTAAAGTAATAGTAGGTTTATTAGAAGCTAAAAAAGGTGATATTGAGTTTATGACCGACAATATTACTAATTCATCTCCTCAAAAAATAGTTGAGCTAGGTATTTCTTATGTACCGCAAGCTGAAAATGTATTTACCAACATGACAATTAAAGAGAATCTTGAAATACCATCTCTGGTTCTAAAATTTGATTTTAAAAAACGTTTAGAAGAAATATTGGAATTATTCCCAATATTAGACACAAAAATGAATACAAAAGCCGGAACGCTTTCAGGTGGACAAAGGCAAACTTTAGCCTTTGCAAAAGCTTTAATTTCAAAACCGTCGTTAATGATACTAGACGAACCTTCTGCAGGTTTATCACCTATAATGGCTGACGCTACTTTTGAAACAATAGAATCAATAAATAAAAGTGGTGTAACCATACTTATTGTCGAGCAAAATGCAAAAAAAATTCTTTCGATTGCTGACAGAGGTTATGTTTTAGCTACTGGTGAAAATAAAATAGATGATACAGGTTTGAACTTATTAAACAACCCAGATGTTGGAATGTTATATTTAGGAGGTTCAAACTAA